The following coding sequences are from one Haliotis asinina isolate JCU_RB_2024 chromosome 3, JCU_Hal_asi_v2, whole genome shotgun sequence window:
- the LOC137276677 gene encoding sphingosine-1-phosphate lyase-like isoform X3: MEEMRKAEVNHIDGKIFAYTYTLEDDHLEMQKDCFKLFQEKIGYSVDHDELVKQFQMAFLHENALNPMLYPSLRKMETEIVSMTANMLNGDEETAGFLTSGGTESVLMAVKTYRDRAQKLFPTIKNPEIVAPTTIHPVMDKAAAYFGLRVIHVPVDSDLRADVEAMERAITPNTILLAASAPQFCHGIVDPIEALSTVAVKRSIPLHVDACFGGFMLPWVEKLGYPVPKWDFRCPGVTSISADVHKYGFTVKGASVIAYRNSDLRKYQIFTYAEWPGGLYGSPSLAGTRPGGNIAAAWASMKGLGMEGYLKKAKELMELTEKMKEGVRKTDGICIMGNPVMTCFAVGSADDQVDILAVADAMETRGWRIERTQKPNSFHCSILPHHKYSADAFTTDLDSSVKECRNNKSLSKKGTAGMYGMMASVPDKAIINDFIKEFFSEVYKVQ; encoded by the exons ATGGAGGAGATGAGGAAAGCAGAGGTTAACCACATTGATGGCAAGATCTTCGCTTACACTTACACCTTGGAGGACGACCACCTCGAGATGCAGAAAGATTGCTTCAAACTCTTCCAGG aaaagatCGGATACTCCGTAGACCATGATGAACTGGTAAAACAGTTCCAGATGGCTTTTCTGCACGAGAATGCTCTCAACCCCATGTTGTACCCAAGTCTCAG AAAGATGGAAACGGAAATAGTCAGCATGACGGCGAACATGTTGAACGGTGACGAAGAGACAGCAGGCTTCCTGACTTCCGGCGGAACTGAAAGTGTCCTGATGGCGGTTAAGACTTACCGGGACAGGGCTCAAAAACTCTTCCCAACCATCAAGAACCCTGAAATT GTAGCCCCGACTACGATCCACCCAGTGATGGACAAAGCTGCGGCTTACTTCGGCCTGAGGGTTATACATGTTCCGGTCGACAGTGATCTCAGAGCTGATGTCGAAGCTATGGAGAGG GCTATCACACCAAACACCATTCTTCTGGCTGCCTCCGCACCGCAGTTTTGTCACGGGATTGTCGACCCTATTGAAGCGTTATCTACCGTTGCTGTGAAGAGAAGCATACCGCTACACGTTGATGCCTGTTTTGGAGGTTTCATGTTGCCATG GGTCGAGAAACTTGGCTATCCCGTTCCTAAATGGGACTTTAGGTGCCCAGGTGTGACATCAATATCAGCAGATGTTCACAAGTACGGTTTCACTGTCAAG GGGGCGAGTGTAATCGCCTATAGGAACTCCGACCTACGGAAGTATCAGATCTTCACTTACGCTGAATGGCCAGGCGGTCTGTATGGCTCTCCTAGTCTTGCCGGGACCAGGCCAG GTGGCAACATAGCGGCTGCCTGGGCCTCTATGAAAGGTTTGGGGATGGAAGGATACCTGAAGAAGGCGAAAGAACTGATGGAACTTACAGAGAAAATGAAGGAAGGCGTTAGAAAGACAGAT GGTATCTGCATCATGGGAAACCCAGTTATGACTTGCTTCGCTGTTGGTTCCGCTGACgatcaagtggacattttggcTGTAGCCGACGCTATGGAAACGAGAG GTTGGAGAATCGAGAGAACCCAGAAGCCCAACAGTTTCCACTGCTCTATCCTGCCGCATCACAAGTATTCGGCTGATGCATTCACGACCGACCTGGATTCTTCAGTCAAGGAGTGCCGG AACAACAAGTCTCTGTCCAAGAAAGGCACTGCAGGTATGTATGGCATGATGGCATCGGTGCCTGATAAGGCTATCATCAACGATTTCATCAAAGAATTCTTCAGTGAGGTCTACAAAGTGCAGTAA
- the LOC137276678 gene encoding transmembrane protein 79-like has protein sequence MSAYTSMRPKESNPEERLSVIKQGCVSVGVMVVCYVTGYYVMPFPVPALSTPIARLLYTLQWQVVPAYLLFAGIATVALTRFFTPAINPLNCGNDHIVTVHVRYVQNTLEQFVLSAVGQLMISMYLDDRQMKVIPVFVFLFVVGRITFWIGYTRSYIQRLFGMILTVVPTMLLYVVLLHYFFMYGPMSMLWR, from the coding sequence ATGAGTGCATATACATCAATGAGACCTAAGGAGTCGAACCCGGAAGAGAGACTAAGCGTGATAAAGCAAGGATGTGTCAGTGTAGGAGTCATGGTAGTCTGTTACGTGACCGGATATTACGTCATGCCATTTCCGGTTCCAGCTTTGTCTACACCCATTGCGCGTCTGCTTTACACGCTGCAGTGGCAGGTGGTTCCTGCGTATCTTCTGTTTGCAGGAATTGCAACTGTTGCTTTGACGAGATTTTTTACACCCGCCATTAACCCCTTAAACTGTGGCAACGATCACATTGTCACGGTGCATGTTCGGTACGTTCAGAACACTTTGGAGCAGTTTGTGTTGAGTGCAGTTGGGCAACTTATGATCTCAATGTATCTTGACGACCGGCAGATGAAAGTGATACCTGTTTTTGTCTTTCTGTTCGTGGTTGGAAGAATTACGTTTTGGATTGGATACACTCGGTCCTATATTCAGCGTCTATTTGGAATGATCCTGACTGTTGTTCCAACCATGTTGCTTTATGTTGTTCTGCTTCATTATTTCTTTATGTACGGCCCAATGAGCATGCTTTGGAGATAG
- the LOC137276677 gene encoding sphingosine-1-phosphate lyase-like isoform X1, whose translation MCTLPYVRDSVSPTSTRSLVVGIGPVRTCETNMWFLLIEHFVFVLVLSILLSIFVNKGTEELLRVILLGIKSLPGVSGLLVNVLRNEATNFIKQVNLGSNDGSKPIKVVIPEKGIEPKVLLKEMEEMRKAEVNHIDGKIFAYTYTLEDDHLEMQKDCFKLFQEKIGYSVDHDELVKQFQMAFLHENALNPMLYPSLRKMETEIVSMTANMLNGDEETAGFLTSGGTESVLMAVKTYRDRAQKLFPTIKNPEIVAPTTIHPVMDKAAAYFGLRVIHVPVDSDLRADVEAMERAITPNTILLAASAPQFCHGIVDPIEALSTVAVKRSIPLHVDACFGGFMLPWVEKLGYPVPKWDFRCPGVTSISADVHKYGFTVKGASVIAYRNSDLRKYQIFTYAEWPGGLYGSPSLAGTRPGGNIAAAWASMKGLGMEGYLKKAKELMELTEKMKEGVRKTDGICIMGNPVMTCFAVGSADDQVDILAVADAMETRGWRIERTQKPNSFHCSILPHHKYSADAFTTDLDSSVKECRNNKSLSKKGTAGMYGMMASVPDKAIINDFIKEFFSEVYKVQ comes from the exons ATGTGTACCTTGCCCTATGTCCGTGATTCAGTCTCACCCACCTCAACTCGTTCTTTAGTAGTCGGTATTGGCCCTGTAAGGACGTGCGAGACAAATATGTGGTTTCTGCTGATCGAACACTTCGTCTTTGTGCTGGTGCTGTCCATACTCCTGAGCATCTTTGTCAACAAAGGGACGGAGGAACTGTTGAGAGTTATCCTCCTTGGCATCAAGTCTCTCCCTGGAGTGAGTGGGCTTCTCGTGAACGTCCTCAGGAATGAGGCCACCAACTTCATCAAACAGGTCAACCTCGGCAGCAATGATGGCAGCAAACCAATCAAAGTAGTCATACCTGAAAAAG GTATCGAGCCGAAAGTGTTGCTGAAGGAAATGGAGGAGATGAGGAAAGCAGAGGTTAACCACATTGATGGCAAGATCTTCGCTTACACTTACACCTTGGAGGACGACCACCTCGAGATGCAGAAAGATTGCTTCAAACTCTTCCAGG aaaagatCGGATACTCCGTAGACCATGATGAACTGGTAAAACAGTTCCAGATGGCTTTTCTGCACGAGAATGCTCTCAACCCCATGTTGTACCCAAGTCTCAG AAAGATGGAAACGGAAATAGTCAGCATGACGGCGAACATGTTGAACGGTGACGAAGAGACAGCAGGCTTCCTGACTTCCGGCGGAACTGAAAGTGTCCTGATGGCGGTTAAGACTTACCGGGACAGGGCTCAAAAACTCTTCCCAACCATCAAGAACCCTGAAATT GTAGCCCCGACTACGATCCACCCAGTGATGGACAAAGCTGCGGCTTACTTCGGCCTGAGGGTTATACATGTTCCGGTCGACAGTGATCTCAGAGCTGATGTCGAAGCTATGGAGAGG GCTATCACACCAAACACCATTCTTCTGGCTGCCTCCGCACCGCAGTTTTGTCACGGGATTGTCGACCCTATTGAAGCGTTATCTACCGTTGCTGTGAAGAGAAGCATACCGCTACACGTTGATGCCTGTTTTGGAGGTTTCATGTTGCCATG GGTCGAGAAACTTGGCTATCCCGTTCCTAAATGGGACTTTAGGTGCCCAGGTGTGACATCAATATCAGCAGATGTTCACAAGTACGGTTTCACTGTCAAG GGGGCGAGTGTAATCGCCTATAGGAACTCCGACCTACGGAAGTATCAGATCTTCACTTACGCTGAATGGCCAGGCGGTCTGTATGGCTCTCCTAGTCTTGCCGGGACCAGGCCAG GTGGCAACATAGCGGCTGCCTGGGCCTCTATGAAAGGTTTGGGGATGGAAGGATACCTGAAGAAGGCGAAAGAACTGATGGAACTTACAGAGAAAATGAAGGAAGGCGTTAGAAAGACAGAT GGTATCTGCATCATGGGAAACCCAGTTATGACTTGCTTCGCTGTTGGTTCCGCTGACgatcaagtggacattttggcTGTAGCCGACGCTATGGAAACGAGAG GTTGGAGAATCGAGAGAACCCAGAAGCCCAACAGTTTCCACTGCTCTATCCTGCCGCATCACAAGTATTCGGCTGATGCATTCACGACCGACCTGGATTCTTCAGTCAAGGAGTGCCGG AACAACAAGTCTCTGTCCAAGAAAGGCACTGCAGGTATGTATGGCATGATGGCATCGGTGCCTGATAAGGCTATCATCAACGATTTCATCAAAGAATTCTTCAGTGAGGTCTACAAAGTGCAGTAA
- the LOC137276677 gene encoding sphingosine-1-phosphate lyase-like isoform X2 — MWFLLIEHFVFVLVLSILLSIFVNKGTEELLRVILLGIKSLPGVSGLLVNVLRNEATNFIKQVNLGSNDGSKPIKVVIPEKGIEPKVLLKEMEEMRKAEVNHIDGKIFAYTYTLEDDHLEMQKDCFKLFQEKIGYSVDHDELVKQFQMAFLHENALNPMLYPSLRKMETEIVSMTANMLNGDEETAGFLTSGGTESVLMAVKTYRDRAQKLFPTIKNPEIVAPTTIHPVMDKAAAYFGLRVIHVPVDSDLRADVEAMERAITPNTILLAASAPQFCHGIVDPIEALSTVAVKRSIPLHVDACFGGFMLPWVEKLGYPVPKWDFRCPGVTSISADVHKYGFTVKGASVIAYRNSDLRKYQIFTYAEWPGGLYGSPSLAGTRPGGNIAAAWASMKGLGMEGYLKKAKELMELTEKMKEGVRKTDGICIMGNPVMTCFAVGSADDQVDILAVADAMETRGWRIERTQKPNSFHCSILPHHKYSADAFTTDLDSSVKECRNNKSLSKKGTAGMYGMMASVPDKAIINDFIKEFFSEVYKVQ; from the exons ATGTGGTTTCTGCTGATCGAACACTTCGTCTTTGTGCTGGTGCTGTCCATACTCCTGAGCATCTTTGTCAACAAAGGGACGGAGGAACTGTTGAGAGTTATCCTCCTTGGCATCAAGTCTCTCCCTGGAGTGAGTGGGCTTCTCGTGAACGTCCTCAGGAATGAGGCCACCAACTTCATCAAACAGGTCAACCTCGGCAGCAATGATGGCAGCAAACCAATCAAAGTAGTCATACCTGAAAAAG GTATCGAGCCGAAAGTGTTGCTGAAGGAAATGGAGGAGATGAGGAAAGCAGAGGTTAACCACATTGATGGCAAGATCTTCGCTTACACTTACACCTTGGAGGACGACCACCTCGAGATGCAGAAAGATTGCTTCAAACTCTTCCAGG aaaagatCGGATACTCCGTAGACCATGATGAACTGGTAAAACAGTTCCAGATGGCTTTTCTGCACGAGAATGCTCTCAACCCCATGTTGTACCCAAGTCTCAG AAAGATGGAAACGGAAATAGTCAGCATGACGGCGAACATGTTGAACGGTGACGAAGAGACAGCAGGCTTCCTGACTTCCGGCGGAACTGAAAGTGTCCTGATGGCGGTTAAGACTTACCGGGACAGGGCTCAAAAACTCTTCCCAACCATCAAGAACCCTGAAATT GTAGCCCCGACTACGATCCACCCAGTGATGGACAAAGCTGCGGCTTACTTCGGCCTGAGGGTTATACATGTTCCGGTCGACAGTGATCTCAGAGCTGATGTCGAAGCTATGGAGAGG GCTATCACACCAAACACCATTCTTCTGGCTGCCTCCGCACCGCAGTTTTGTCACGGGATTGTCGACCCTATTGAAGCGTTATCTACCGTTGCTGTGAAGAGAAGCATACCGCTACACGTTGATGCCTGTTTTGGAGGTTTCATGTTGCCATG GGTCGAGAAACTTGGCTATCCCGTTCCTAAATGGGACTTTAGGTGCCCAGGTGTGACATCAATATCAGCAGATGTTCACAAGTACGGTTTCACTGTCAAG GGGGCGAGTGTAATCGCCTATAGGAACTCCGACCTACGGAAGTATCAGATCTTCACTTACGCTGAATGGCCAGGCGGTCTGTATGGCTCTCCTAGTCTTGCCGGGACCAGGCCAG GTGGCAACATAGCGGCTGCCTGGGCCTCTATGAAAGGTTTGGGGATGGAAGGATACCTGAAGAAGGCGAAAGAACTGATGGAACTTACAGAGAAAATGAAGGAAGGCGTTAGAAAGACAGAT GGTATCTGCATCATGGGAAACCCAGTTATGACTTGCTTCGCTGTTGGTTCCGCTGACgatcaagtggacattttggcTGTAGCCGACGCTATGGAAACGAGAG GTTGGAGAATCGAGAGAACCCAGAAGCCCAACAGTTTCCACTGCTCTATCCTGCCGCATCACAAGTATTCGGCTGATGCATTCACGACCGACCTGGATTCTTCAGTCAAGGAGTGCCGG AACAACAAGTCTCTGTCCAAGAAAGGCACTGCAGGTATGTATGGCATGATGGCATCGGTGCCTGATAAGGCTATCATCAACGATTTCATCAAAGAATTCTTCAGTGAGGTCTACAAAGTGCAGTAA